CTTTGTCAGCTTTTCCAGCCTCTCGCTGTGCTCTGCTAGAAGCTTCTCCTGCGACTCCAGCCTCTTGTTTACCTCTTGGAACCCCGTCTTCATATACTCGGCTAGGGCCCTTACGGCGTCGGCCACCTCCCTCAGCTCATCAGACCTAGCCCTCCTAACAGCCCTCTCCACAACCTCCTCAAGCCTACCCCAGTCGAGACTCACAAGAAAACCGGTAGCCCAATTAATAATCTTTCCACGGGCTCCAGATCCTTTTTACGGCCCTCTTCCCTTAGTGCATTTTGGGCTATTCGAGCCTGGCGGGCCCTTCGGCCGCCTTTAAAACAAGGTTCTGGAGGCGCGGGAGCAGAGCGGCCCTCCACAATTCTATGATCTGCGCGAAGCGTATCTGCAGATATCTGCTAGGGGGCAGACGCCGCACTTAGGCGACGCGGCTCTGCACACTCTCCGGGCGAGGTCCAGCACGCCGTAGTTAAACTCCCGGGCTACCTCGGGATCCTTGGGAACCAGCGACCTAGCGAACTTCCACATCTCGGGATCTGTATGCGGCCTTTTTCTTGCCGACTTTATGCCAAACACCCTCTCTAAAACCCTTATCATGTTCCTGTCCAGAAGCGGCTCTGGCAAGCCGCAGGAGACCAGAAGCACCTCGGACGCTATGTAGGGCCCCACACCCGGCAGACCCATCAGCGCCTCCCGATCACACGGAACTCGGCCGCCATAGCGGGCCACGAGCTCCCGAGCCAGCTCGATAAAGAGGCGCGACCTCACATGCTCCATCCCCAGAGGCTCTATGATCTTCTTCACCTCATCCTCACCAGCGCTGGCCAAGGCATGGGGGGTGGGAAATCTCTCCAGAAACTCAGTATACACTCGCAGAGCCTGCTTGGCAGTTGTCTTCCTCAGCATCACGGCGGCCACAAGCACAGCCCAGCCGCCGCGCGGAGACCTCCACGGCAGGTCGCGATCGCCATGCGCACGGTACCACTCGACAACACGCCTCACAAAAACCTCGGCCACGCCTCCCACATAACACCACAGCTACCGGGCATATTAAAACTCTGGCTACACACAGAAAGCGCGGTAGCGCCCCATCAATATCCAGCGGCCCGCGCATCTGCCGCCAATGCAGAGTATAAAAATCTGCACGCTTTCATCAAGCTGTGAAGAATAAGATCGACGTATGCAGAAAGGCAATTATGAGCGCAGTTGACACGCGCCACCTCCACGAAATTTTCGGCAGATTTTCAAAGGAGCTCTGTGAAGGCGCCGTAAGAGGCGGCGATATCGACGCATTCCGCTCTGTCTCCGAATGGGTCAGCTGGCTGAGCTGGAGCAGTGTGGTGCTTGATGAGCAGGATTACCTAACCACCGCTGTTTACGCCCTCAGATTAGCTCCCAGGCTCGCCCCCACGGACTACGGCAGGTCAAGACAGCGCGACCTCGGCCAGCTGTGGACAGACGCCATAAGAGGCCACCTGGGAGAAGCCGCCTTCGTCAAGTGGCTGAGTCAGCGGTTCCGAAAGGCGGTGAAGACAGGCATCGAGGCCGTGGGCCCCCTAGACGAATTCCTCCCCACCGACATAGTAGAAGTAGACGGAAGGCGCCCAGAAGTTAAGGTAAGCATAAAGACCACAAAGCTGAACGGGATATGGCTCGACATTCCCTACAAGCAGATTAAGCACAGCGACGTGTTCGTGCTGGTAAGAGTCGGAGCCACGAGAGAGCACTTCGTGGCGTTCTTAAAGGCAATCAGCGTAATCAGAGATAAATTGCTGGAACCGGCGCTGAGAAGCGGAATAATAACCCAAGACGTGTACAGAGAGCTGTGGGAGAGCCTGCCAAACTTCACACCGGTGCCCGCATACGTAGCCGGATACTTTGACAAACGGGAGTACTCCAGCAGAATAGACGCAGAAAAAATCTTGGAAGCAGACGGCGTAGCAAAAGCCAAGAGAATCGTAATCAACAGATACATGGGCTACTGGAATCCTAAAAATGAAGAGCTGAGGAGGCTCCTCAGCGAAAAGCTCAGCCAGAAAATCGGCAGAGATATAGCAGGCTTAAAAATAGCGTTTGAAGGCATAGGAGAGTTCAGCGAAGCGGATCACTTCATAGTGAGCTCAGGACTGCTGAAACGCGCAGAGGACGACTGGGCCAGGCTTGTGGCTCAGCTCTGAAGAGCCGAGAGAACCCCCGCCAGCGCCTCGGCTATCCGCCTAGCCATCAGCGGGGGAACCGCCTCACCTATCTGCGCCCGAATCTCCGACCTGCCCCCCCTGAAGCGGAACGCGTCTAGAAACGTCTGAAGCCTCGCCCTCTCCCTAAGGGTGAGAGTAGCCCGGTCCCTTGCGTAGTGGTAGCCGTGCGTCCCGCCGCCCCCATAAGCTACGACGGTGTAGGCAGGCCTCAGCGGGTGGAGCCTGCGGTAAACCAAGCTGATCCCCCTCCCCTCCACCTCCCACTTGGTGCCCCTCACAAACTCGTGATTCTCGCCGGGCGGAATCCTCCGCATCCGCTCAACAACCGCGGGATCTTCATGAGGCAGATCTGTGGTGCCGTCTGGAAGCTTGAGGGAAGACACGGGAATGCCTAGATACCCCAGCTCCCTAAGCACCGCTGTGTGCTCCTCCCAGACCCGCTCCAGCTCCTCTTCCCCGGCGCGTGGGACGCCGTTCGCCGCGAGGTAGTCCCTCACCACGTCGAATGTAAGCCTGTCCCACACCTCCCTCTTCCAGCGCAGAGCCCTCTCAGTCCCCACCTCCTCCCACACGCCGCGCCACTCCTCCATAACCTCCACATACTTGTCCTGGAGCTCCGGCAGAGGCCTCCCCTCGAAGACCTCCAGCGGCGTGAGGGGGTACTTGGCGAAGTGAAACCTCCTCCCCCGAAGCTCGGCCTCGATCAGCGACCGCGCCTCCCACACCTCGTCAAGCCGCCTAAACAAATCCCGCCTAACACCCACGATGATGAGCCTCTCCCTCCGCTGAGGCACCCCCAAAGCGCTGGCATCCACCACCCCGCTGAATAGGATTTCGTACCCCACCGCCCCGTTGCCCCCGCCGCCGAGAGGCGCGCCGCCCCCGACCTCCGCCCACCTAGCGCCCAGGCGGGAGAAGTCCTCAAGAATCGTCTTGTAAGCCAGACCCCTATTCGCGCTCAGAAGCCCCGGCACATTCTCAAACACAAACGCCAGAGGCTGGAGGACGGCAAGCGCCCGCACAAAGTGGACGTAGAGCCTCCCCCTCTTAACCTCGATACCCCTCCTATCCCACTCAGGACCCCGCACAATAGAGAAGTCCTGACACGGAGGGCCTCCCACCACCACGTCGGCGGCGCCCCTGAGCCCAGAGAAGTCCACCCGCTCCACGTCGCAGAGAAGGACAGTGCCAGGCTCCGCCTCATACACCCCAACCCCACACCTCCTGATCTTCAAATCAAAATTCGCCGCGTAGGTCTCCACAGCGTGCTCCAAAACGTCGTTAGCGAACACGATGTCGTACAGACCAGACAGCCTAAACCCGAGATCCATCCCCCCAGCCCCAGAAAACAGAGAAACCACCCTAAACCTGGACATCCCCACCACCCAGTCCCCCATCCAGCCGCCCGCAAGCCGCCGTGCAGACACCCAGCGCAACACAGCACCTCCAAGCCATCTATTAAAATAAGCCACCTATTTAAACAGCTTAACGGCGCACACCACATATTACCCAAGTACTCCACGGCAGGGGCACAGCCAGCCAAAAACACGAAGCACACACTATACGATGCGACAATACATACAAAACAAAAACTTCTAGAAAACCCACACATACAACCAATATGTACAGGACATAAAACGTAGGGAGATACGTGGCGTATGGGTTGCTTCGCCGCGCTCGGCATCGACGTCAACAAGAGCTACGTGGCGTTCAGCTGGGTCACCAACGACCCCGACCTAGCCGCCTCGGCGCTGGGCGCCTGGGGGGCGCACCCCATTACCAGCTGGCTCTTCGAGGAGCACATAGCCCTCGATACCCCGCTGAAGCTGTCGGAGGCTGTGTCTGTGCCAGAGGCCCACGTGGAGGCCGTGCTCATGTGGCTACCCGGCAGGCGCAACAACCGCCAGAAGAGGTGGAGGAGGATGGCCACCGCCAAGCTATTCGCCACCCTCACCCCGTGGCTCAGACACCTAGCCGATCAAGGCACCCCCGCGGTCATAGGCGTGGAAGACCTCAGAGGCATGGCCAGGAGGCGCGGCATATCCGAGGTGGAGTACGCCAAGATATGGAAAAAGATAATAGGCGCCTTCGGCACCCCCCTCAGAGAAGGCCCCGGATACCGGGCCTACATAGGCAGAGGACGCTCCGTTGTAATAGCCCTAGACCCCAGAGGCACCTCAGCCACATGCGCCCTATGCGCCGCCCAGGGCAGAACCACCCCCGTCCAGGAGCGCGGCGGCCGCACCGTCCACTGCCCCATCCACGGCCCCATAAACCGCGACATAAACGCCGCCATAAACATCGCCATAAAAGCCGTGAGGATATACGCGGGGGACACGCCGGGGGGCGCCCGCGGGGGACAACAACCCCAGCCGCGGACGCCTTCCGCGGGTCACCCAAATGAAGAGAAAGGCGCCCAACGACCGCGCGGAGATGAAACCGCAGAAACCTGGCAGGGCTACATCGCCGCTTCACTGACGGCGCCCCCCGGCGCCTTAGATGCGTATATGGAGGAGGTATTCAAGCACTTCGCCGGTGCTGAGGGACGCTGTCTACCGCTGGAAGGAGGCCAGACGCAGGGAGAAGGGGAGGAGGAGGGCGGGGCCCTGAATAAGGGCGCGCGCACGCCCCCTTTTTCCCACCATGTGGGGCCATAAGCTAGCCGCGAACACCCGGGAGGAGCTCCTCGCCGCACTCCTCTCTCTGAAGTTCTTCGGCCTCGACACGGTGAGGGGCCTCGTCCTTGTTGAGAAGCCCCGCGGGCCCCCCTTCGTGCCCGTGGAGAAGGTGGGCTGGGGGAAGGTCTGCACCTCCCCGCCCCCTCTCCCAGCCGCCGCGTGGAGGCAGGGTCGGGGCGAGAGGCCCGTCACGTACAGGTCTGCGCTCGGCCGCGGAGTCTACTGGTTCGAGCAACTGGGCATCTTCAGGAGGGGCAGGGAGTGGGCAGTGGCGGCGGGCTGCCGGGGGAGGCCCCCCTTCTTCGGCTGGGAGAAAGTCGCCGGGTGGGCCGTGGCCGAGCTACTGGGCGAGGCCCCGTACTGGAGGTTCTGGCCCCCGCTGACGGCCCCCGTCGAGGGCCACCTGCTGATCGCTGGCGGTAGCGGGGCGGGCAAGACCACCTTCCTCAAGCGGTACCTCTCCCAGGTCCCCAGGTGGTACGTCATAGACCTCACGGAGGAGGGCGAATACGCCGGGCTCGCCGAGACGGTGGAGGGGTCGGTGGACCTAGCCGCCATGGACCCCGACGACCAAGCGCTGCTCTACAGCCTGGGCATAGCCGCCGCAGTGGGGGCCAGGGAGCCCGCCGTGTCCGCCGTGCAACTAGGCGCCTTGAGGCTCGTCGCCAGGCGCGGCGCTGGGCTGGCGGAGTTCCTAAAAGAGCTGAGAGAGGCCCCCGACATACCCCAGCCCACTAGAGAAGTCCTGTACACAAAGCTGGCCGCCGCCTGCGTGGATCACGACGGGGGTTGCAGACCCCACCCAGCCCTGGGGCGCGACGCCGAGATGTCCCCGCCCCCCCGCCGTCATTTGGATAAGGCCCGACAACCCGCTGGCCGCCGCAATAGCTGCCCACGGCACCATCCTCAAAATACTGAGAAGGGCCAAGGGCCCCCTGGTCCTCGCCGTCGACGAGTACCACAAAATCGCCCCCCGCCTCCCCGTCGAGGATCCGGTGGAGAAGGCCATAAGGGAGGGCAGGCACCGCGGCGTCTACATAGCCATCGCCACCCAGAACCCCCAAGACCTCAAACAGAGCCCCCTCTCCATAATCGGCAACTACGTCTACTTCCACCTATCGCCCCCAGCCGCCGACCTCGCCGCCCAGACCCTAAACGTCCCCACCTGGGCCGTCACCACTCTCAAGCCGGGGCAGTACCTAGCCAGGACCCGCCATGGCCCCGCAGCCGGCGCTCTATAGGATAGTTACGCCCGAGGGCTGGGCCGTCCTCCCCCCGGGAGCCGAGGCGACGCTCTGGCCCCCAGTCGACCTCCCCAAGGCGAGGGTCCTAGACACCGCGGGCCACAGAGCCCTCATCCCCATATCGATAACCGTCGTGAAGGTCTTGGCCGAGCCCAGCAGAGGCATGTACGAGCTCAAGGCGCGGAGGCGCTACCAAGTCGCCGCCGCCAGGACAGACAGAGCCTCCCAGCCCCCCAGAGGCGTCTCCCACGAACTCAGGATATACTGCGGAGGCGGGCCCTGCGACCTCTCCCCCCTCTACATG
The sequence above is drawn from the Pyrobaculum ferrireducens genome and encodes:
- a CDS encoding A/G-specific adenine glycosylase, with the translated sequence MGGVAEVFVRRVVEWYRAHGDRDLPWRSPRGGWAVLVAAVMLRKTTAKQALRVYTEFLERFPTPHALASAGEDEVKKIIEPLGMEHVRSRLFIELARELVARYGGRVPCDREALMGLPGVGPYIASEVLLVSCGLPEPLLDRNMIRVLERVFGIKSARKRPHTDPEMWKFARSLVPKDPEVAREFNYGVLDLARRVCRAASPKCGVCPLADICRYASRRS
- a CDS encoding DNA cytosine methyltransferase — translated: MSRFRVVSLFSGAGGMDLGFRLSGLYDIVFANDVLEHAVETYAANFDLKIRRCGVGVYEAEPGTVLLCDVERVDFSGLRGAADVVVGGPPCQDFSIVRGPEWDRRGIEVKRGRLYVHFVRALAVLQPLAFVFENVPGLLSANRGLAYKTILEDFSRLGARWAEVGGGAPLGGGGNGAVGYEILFSGVVDASALGVPQRRERLIIVGVRRDLFRRLDEVWEARSLIEAELRGRRFHFAKYPLTPLEVFEGRPLPELQDKYVEVMEEWRGVWEEVGTERALRWKREVWDRLTFDVVRDYLAANGVPRAGEEELERVWEEHTAVLRELGYLGIPVSSLKLPDGTTDLPHEDPAVVERMRRIPPGENHEFVRGTKWEVEGRGISLVYRRLHPLRPAYTVVAYGGGGTHGYHYARDRATLTLRERARLQTFLDAFRFRGGRSEIRAQIGEAVPPLMARRIAEALAGVLSALQS
- a CDS encoding zinc ribbon domain-containing protein, with the protein product MGCFAALGIDVNKSYVAFSWVTNDPDLAASALGAWGAHPITSWLFEEHIALDTPLKLSEAVSVPEAHVEAVLMWLPGRRNNRQKRWRRMATAKLFATLTPWLRHLADQGTPAVIGVEDLRGMARRRGISEVEYAKIWKKIIGAFGTPLREGPGYRAYIGRGRSVVIALDPRGTSATCALCAAQGRTTPVQERGGRTVHCPIHGPINRDINAAINIAIKAVRIYAGDTPGGARGGQQPQPRTPSAGHPNEEKGAQRPRGDETAETWQGYIAASLTAPPGALDAYMEEVFKHFAGAEGRCLPLEGGQTQGEGEEEGGALNKGARTPPFSHHVGP
- a CDS encoding ATP-binding protein; its protein translation is MWGHKLAANTREELLAALLSLKFFGLDTVRGLVLVEKPRGPPFVPVEKVGWGKVCTSPPPLPAAAWRQGRGERPVTYRSALGRGVYWFEQLGIFRRGREWAVAAGCRGRPPFFGWEKVAGWAVAELLGEAPYWRFWPPLTAPVEGHLLIAGGSGAGKTTFLKRYLSQVPRWYVIDLTEEGEYAGLAETVEGSVDLAAMDPDDQALLYSLGIAAAVGAREPAVSAVQLGALRLVARRGAGLAEFLKELREAPDIPQPTREVLYTKLAAACVDHDGGCRPHPALGRDAEMSPPPRRHLDKARQPAGRRNSCPRHHPQNTEKGQGPPGPRRRRVPQNRPPPPRRGSGGEGHKGGQAPRRLHSHRHPEPPRPQTEPPLHNRQLRLLPPIAPSRRPRRPDPKRPHLGRHHSQAGAVPSQDPPWPRSRRSIG